In Planctomycetia bacterium, a single genomic region encodes these proteins:
- a CDS encoding DUF1580 domain-containing protein, with amino-acid sequence MIDPLVEELLSLAAAAKAKFLPGRRQSKRPSLSCIYRWTKAGCRGVILESVQCGGTRCTSREALARFMAALTALESPVPSSPALPRAVPAAVDRTLDRLLG; translated from the coding sequence ATGATCGATCCCCTTGTCGAAGAGCTGCTGTCCCTTGCGGCCGCAGCCAAAGCCAAATTCTTGCCCGGTCGCAGGCAAAGCAAACGTCCGAGCCTGTCGTGCATTTATCGCTGGACCAAAGCAGGTTGCCGCGGCGTGATCTTGGAGAGCGTCCAGTGCGGCGGCACTCGCTGCACGAGCCGAGAGGCCCTGGCGCGCTTCATGGCAGCATTAACGGCGTTGGAATCGCCGGTGCCGTCGTCTCCGGCACTTCCTCGCGCCGTTCCTGCTGCCGTGGATCGAACGCTCGACCGTCTGCTTGGCTAA
- a CDS encoding SUMF1/EgtB/PvdO family nonheme iron enzyme, which yields MNVGLANEFAALWEANDSTPDVFDFLQKRADALLSERLGVLLCDQRKRWHTNHPLRVEDYLSKLPELAVDPELKLQLAIGEFQARRDGETTPDIDEFTSRFADLGESLKSKLLKLLSERHQEDHDLTTTESLSDQSTHIEERIGRYRLIRLLGQGSFGRVWLGFDDELRRQVAVKVPTPERFQKPEDAEAYLAEARTVAGLNHPHIVPVYDVGRSDDGSVYIVSKFIEGSNLAERIKRDRPKVSVAATWIATIAQALHHAHQKRLIHRDVKPANILIEDGPDLPYVADFGLAISEEAYLRDSRLAGTPAYMSPEQARGEGHRLDGRSDIFSLGVVLYELLTGKRPFRGSTSNELWHQAISVDPAPPRELESSIPAELERICLKALSKRVSDRYSTAAEFADDLSKWQQGPQQPHQEFQVVPKGLRSFDADDADFFLDLLPDPRNRAGLPESIQFWKTRLEEADADRTFSVGLLYGPSGCGKSSLVKAGLLPRLSQDVIAIYVEATPDETEIRILRGLRKRVPDLTGELGLVATFAALRRRSGSKVVIILDQFEQWLHAHRGEQDTELVNALRQCDGGRVQAVVMVRDDFWLAASRFMNDVEVELLQGRNIALVDLFDIDHAEKVLIKFGQAFGRLPAQLSNLSDDEKRFLRTVANGLAQDGKVVSVRLSLFAEMVKGKPWVPATLEQVGGTAGIGVNFLEETFSSRSANPRHRLHQQAARGVLKSLLPEVGTDIKGHMRSHAELLEAAGYQDRRQDFTELLRILDGELRLITPTDPEGFATDSDGNPNLKYYQLTHDYLVPSLREWLTRKQREARRGRAELKLAERSAHWNAKPENRNLPSLGEFLNIKLLTDRKHWTEPQRKMMQRSSRVQGLRSGIVAAVLVVAGLTGMSVRNAVVEEQNYTRAEGLVDGLLNADIAQVPSLVSSLAEYRTWADPLLKKQLAEADENSAKRLHMALALLPVDAGQVNYLRKQILVVTPQQFPVVRDALLPQHAVVSEKLWSLLEDQATDPDVRLRAAAALARYTPDDPRWESVSGDVAARLVVQNPLVLGIWTEALQPVAKFLLPPLTAFLEDEKRTASERGVSANLYQAFARNQPEAFAPLEKVLAEKVTDTSSDASIAVVKRQANVGVALLLMGRGEQVWPLLRHSTDTTLRSFLIDRIAPGGVKAKVLMDRLEQEPDVSIRRAILLSLGNYGVDRLSAGEQRSFLTKLLPIYRNDPDPGLHGAAEWLLRQWQAADELPMIDKELATGKVEPERQWYVNRQGQTMAIVPDPGEFWIGEGTQRQKMQLGRNFAIGIKEVTAEQFGRFRQAATNTAPTVKDQPARWVSWYDTAAYCNWLSEQEGIPQDQWCYVPNDQGKYEAGMKMAPGYLQRTGYRLPSEAEWEFSCRAGSETEYSFGNPVELLDRYAWYLNNSLKRQANLGARLKPNDLGVFDMHGNLNEWTQTKLRTSPSTTTSDGKATTDPEDLSELVDNASRVLRGGSFFNLALDVRFAHRYANVRADRQLSDGGFRAARTLPILPLTSLPPTPVGRRN from the coding sequence ATGAACGTCGGATTGGCTAACGAGTTCGCCGCCTTGTGGGAGGCCAATGATTCCACGCCTGACGTTTTCGACTTCTTACAGAAGCGTGCGGATGCCTTGCTTTCCGAAAGGCTCGGAGTGTTGCTTTGCGATCAGCGGAAGCGTTGGCATACAAACCATCCGCTTCGGGTCGAAGACTATCTTTCCAAACTGCCGGAACTGGCGGTCGATCCCGAGCTAAAACTGCAACTGGCGATCGGTGAATTTCAGGCTCGTCGGGATGGCGAGACCACGCCCGACATCGACGAGTTCACGTCTCGGTTCGCCGATCTTGGTGAGTCTCTTAAAAGCAAATTGCTGAAACTCCTTTCGGAAAGACATCAAGAAGATCACGACCTGACTACAACCGAGTCGTTATCAGACCAGTCAACTCACATCGAGGAACGAATCGGTCGATACCGGCTTATTCGACTATTAGGTCAGGGATCGTTCGGACGAGTCTGGTTGGGATTCGATGATGAACTCCGTCGGCAGGTCGCCGTTAAGGTGCCGACCCCGGAACGATTCCAAAAACCGGAAGACGCCGAAGCATATTTGGCCGAAGCTCGCACGGTCGCCGGTTTGAATCATCCGCATATCGTTCCGGTCTACGACGTAGGACGATCCGACGATGGCTCCGTTTACATCGTGTCCAAATTCATTGAGGGAAGTAATCTCGCCGAGCGAATCAAACGAGATCGGCCGAAGGTTTCGGTGGCGGCGACATGGATTGCGACGATTGCCCAGGCACTTCACCATGCTCACCAGAAGCGTCTCATCCATCGGGACGTAAAACCGGCCAATATCCTGATCGAAGACGGTCCGGACTTGCCTTACGTGGCCGACTTCGGTTTGGCGATCAGCGAAGAAGCCTATCTGCGAGATAGCCGACTCGCTGGAACGCCTGCCTACATGAGTCCCGAGCAAGCTCGGGGAGAAGGCCACCGACTCGATGGTCGGAGCGATATTTTTTCTTTGGGAGTCGTGTTGTACGAATTGCTGACCGGCAAGCGTCCGTTCCGTGGCAGCACGAGCAACGAGCTTTGGCATCAGGCGATCTCCGTCGATCCGGCACCGCCTCGGGAACTCGAAAGTTCTATCCCCGCCGAGTTAGAACGGATTTGCCTGAAAGCGTTGTCCAAACGTGTTTCCGACCGTTACTCGACGGCCGCTGAATTCGCCGATGATTTATCGAAGTGGCAGCAGGGTCCGCAGCAGCCTCATCAAGAATTCCAAGTCGTTCCCAAGGGTTTGCGTTCGTTCGACGCCGACGATGCGGATTTCTTCCTCGACCTCTTGCCCGACCCCAGAAATCGAGCAGGACTGCCCGAGAGTATCCAGTTCTGGAAAACTCGGCTCGAAGAAGCCGATGCCGACCGAACTTTCAGCGTGGGCTTGCTCTACGGCCCCTCGGGTTGCGGCAAGTCGTCGCTCGTCAAAGCCGGACTCTTGCCCCGGCTTTCCCAAGATGTCATCGCCATCTATGTCGAGGCCACGCCCGACGAGACCGAGATCAGGATTTTACGAGGACTGAGAAAACGGGTGCCGGACCTGACGGGTGAACTGGGATTGGTGGCAACCTTTGCCGCCCTCCGGCGTCGTAGCGGCTCCAAGGTCGTCATTATCTTGGATCAGTTCGAGCAGTGGCTCCATGCCCATCGAGGCGAGCAAGACACCGAACTGGTCAATGCCTTACGGCAGTGCGACGGCGGACGAGTGCAAGCGGTCGTCATGGTACGGGACGATTTCTGGTTGGCCGCCAGCCGGTTCATGAACGATGTGGAAGTCGAATTACTTCAAGGTCGGAACATTGCTTTGGTCGATTTGTTCGACATCGACCACGCTGAAAAGGTACTCATCAAGTTCGGCCAAGCGTTCGGCAGGTTGCCCGCTCAATTGAGTAACCTTTCAGACGACGAAAAGCGGTTTCTCCGCACCGTCGCCAACGGCCTAGCCCAAGACGGCAAGGTAGTCTCGGTTCGGTTGTCGTTGTTCGCCGAAATGGTCAAAGGCAAACCGTGGGTTCCTGCGACGTTGGAGCAAGTCGGCGGCACGGCCGGGATCGGCGTCAACTTCCTGGAAGAGACGTTTAGTTCTCGCTCGGCCAATCCCCGGCACCGGCTGCATCAACAAGCGGCCCGGGGAGTTCTCAAGTCGTTGCTCCCCGAGGTCGGCACCGACATCAAGGGCCACATGCGATCCCATGCCGAGTTGCTTGAGGCGGCGGGCTATCAGGATCGCCGTCAAGACTTCACTGAACTGCTTCGCATTCTCGACGGCGAACTACGGCTCATCACACCAACCGACCCGGAAGGCTTTGCCACCGACTCGGACGGCAACCCGAACTTGAAATACTACCAACTCACGCACGACTATCTGGTGCCGTCGCTGCGAGAGTGGCTGACTCGCAAGCAACGAGAGGCCCGCCGAGGTCGAGCCGAATTGAAACTTGCCGAACGCTCGGCCCACTGGAACGCTAAGCCGGAAAACCGCAACCTGCCGTCGCTGGGGGAGTTCCTCAACATTAAGTTGTTGACCGACCGCAAGCACTGGACTGAACCGCAGCGGAAGATGATGCAAAGGTCATCACGAGTTCAAGGGCTACGCTCGGGTATCGTGGCGGCGGTACTCGTTGTCGCTGGCTTGACGGGCATGAGTGTTCGCAATGCCGTCGTCGAAGAGCAAAACTACACCCGAGCCGAAGGGTTGGTGGACGGCTTGCTGAACGCCGACATCGCCCAAGTGCCGTCGCTCGTGAGCAGCCTCGCCGAGTATCGCACCTGGGCGGATCCCTTGCTCAAAAAACAACTTGCCGAGGCCGACGAGAATTCCGCAAAGCGGTTGCACATGGCCCTGGCGTTACTGCCGGTGGATGCAGGCCAAGTGAACTACCTGCGGAAACAGATACTCGTCGTGACGCCGCAGCAGTTCCCCGTGGTGCGAGACGCTCTTCTCCCCCAACATGCGGTCGTCAGCGAGAAACTCTGGAGCCTGCTGGAAGATCAAGCGACCGACCCGGACGTTCGCTTGCGAGCGGCAGCGGCCCTGGCACGCTACACGCCCGACGACCCTCGCTGGGAGTCGGTTAGCGGCGACGTGGCCGCTCGTTTGGTCGTGCAGAATCCGCTGGTGCTCGGCATCTGGACCGAAGCCTTACAGCCGGTAGCCAAGTTCTTGTTGCCGCCATTAACGGCCTTCTTGGAAGATGAAAAGCGAACCGCCTCGGAGCGGGGGGTGTCCGCCAATCTGTATCAGGCCTTTGCCCGTAATCAGCCGGAGGCCTTCGCCCCACTGGAAAAGGTGCTGGCTGAAAAGGTCACCGATACTTCCTCAGACGCCTCGATTGCCGTGGTGAAACGACAAGCCAACGTGGGCGTGGCCTTGCTGCTGATGGGCCGTGGTGAACAGGTCTGGCCGTTGCTGCGTCACAGCACCGACACGACGCTCCGCAGTTTTTTGATCGACCGCATTGCACCGGGCGGTGTGAAAGCGAAGGTCTTAATGGATCGGCTGGAACAAGAGCCCGACGTATCAATACGGCGAGCCATCTTGCTGAGCCTCGGCAATTATGGAGTGGATCGTTTGTCGGCGGGGGAACAACGGAGTTTTCTAACTAAACTGTTGCCGATCTATCGAAATGATCCCGATCCCGGCCTGCACGGTGCCGCCGAATGGTTGTTGCGACAATGGCAAGCGGCGGACGAACTGCCGATGATCGACAAGGAGTTGGCGACCGGCAAAGTGGAACCGGAACGGCAGTGGTACGTGAATCGGCAGGGTCAGACAATGGCGATCGTACCCGACCCGGGCGAGTTCTGGATCGGCGAGGGTACGCAACGGCAAAAGATGCAGCTTGGTCGCAACTTTGCAATCGGCATCAAGGAAGTCACGGCGGAACAATTTGGCCGGTTTCGCCAAGCGGCTACTAACACTGCCCCGACAGTCAAGGACCAACCAGCGAGGTGGGTTTCTTGGTACGATACGGCGGCCTACTGTAACTGGCTGAGCGAGCAGGAAGGAATCCCGCAGGATCAGTGGTGTTATGTACCGAACGACCAAGGCAAGTACGAAGCGGGGATGAAGATGGCCCCAGGTTACTTGCAACGAACGGGCTATCGTCTGCCCAGCGAAGCGGAGTGGGAATTCTCTTGTCGAGCCGGGTCTGAAACCGAGTATTCCTTCGGGAACCCCGTCGAGCTGCTCGATCGCTACGCTTGGTATCTGAACAACTCATTGAAGAGACAAGCCAACTTAGGTGCGAGACTCAAGCCGAACGACCTGGGTGTGTTTGACATGCACGGGAATCTCAACGAGTGGACGCAGACCAAGTTAAGGACCTCGCCGTCTACAACGACGAGCGATGGGAAAGCGACTACTGACCCGGAAGACCTGTCCGAATTAGTCGACAATGCCAGCCGTGTCTTGCGTGGCGGCTCGTTCTTCAATCTTGCGTTGGACGTGCGTTTTGCCCACCGTTACGCCAACGTGCGGGCGGACCGTCAACTCTCCGACGGCGGGTTCCGTGCGGCGAGGACTTTACCGATTCTCCCCCTTACCTCTTTACCACCTACGCCAGTAGGGCGTCGAAATTAA
- a CDS encoding site-specific integrase — translation MTAPFPTYRRHKPSDQAVVTLNGRDFYLGPWKSQASRTEFDRLIAEWLANGRQLPTTVECGALSVAELLVAYLNFAQTYYVCEGKVTSEYTCMKDAIRPLRELYSKIPVREFGPLALKAVRQKMIDQGLSRRHINQRVNRLRRIFKWGVENELVPSSVLYGLQAVAPLKFGRSAAPESKQVLPVGDQDVDPVLPFVSRQVAAMIELQRLTGMRPGEVVLMRPGDIDREHEVWVYRPAKHKTAYHGHTREICLGKRSQEILTPWLLRAAEAYCFSPGEAEAERNAVRRQNRKTPMTPSQARRKRKMRPQKTERDRYDRDSYRRAIDYGIRKAGVPHWHPHQLRHSCATRVRKEFGLDAAQVVLGHKSATVTEVYAELDRAKAVSVMALIG, via the coding sequence ATGACCGCCCCCTTTCCGACTTATCGGCGCCACAAGCCGTCCGATCAAGCCGTCGTCACCCTCAACGGCCGGGACTTCTACCTCGGCCCTTGGAAGTCCCAAGCAAGTCGCACGGAGTTCGATCGGCTGATCGCCGAATGGCTCGCCAACGGCCGGCAGCTGCCGACCACGGTCGAGTGTGGCGCGCTAAGCGTCGCGGAACTGCTCGTCGCCTATCTCAACTTCGCCCAGACGTACTACGTCTGCGAGGGGAAGGTCACGAGCGAGTACACCTGCATGAAGGATGCGATCCGTCCCTTGCGCGAGCTCTACTCTAAGATCCCCGTCCGCGAGTTCGGCCCGCTGGCCCTCAAGGCGGTCCGACAAAAGATGATCGACCAGGGGCTCTCTCGTCGACACATCAACCAGCGGGTCAATCGGCTCCGCCGGATTTTTAAGTGGGGCGTCGAGAATGAGCTGGTCCCCTCCAGCGTGCTGTACGGGCTGCAAGCGGTCGCACCGCTCAAGTTCGGCCGCTCCGCGGCGCCGGAGTCGAAGCAGGTCTTGCCGGTGGGCGATCAAGATGTCGATCCGGTCCTGCCGTTCGTCTCGCGACAGGTCGCCGCCATGATCGAACTGCAGCGGCTCACCGGCATGCGGCCGGGAGAAGTCGTGTTGATGCGGCCGGGCGACATCGACCGGGAGCACGAGGTCTGGGTCTACCGTCCGGCCAAGCACAAGACGGCGTACCACGGGCACACTCGCGAGATATGCCTCGGCAAGCGATCGCAGGAGATTCTGACGCCGTGGCTGCTGCGTGCGGCGGAGGCGTACTGTTTCAGTCCCGGGGAGGCTGAGGCGGAACGGAACGCGGTGCGACGGCAAAATCGCAAGACCCCGATGACGCCGAGTCAGGCTCGGCGCAAACGCAAAATGCGCCCGCAGAAAACGGAACGAGACCGGTACGATCGCGATTCGTATCGCCGCGCGATCGACTATGGGATCCGCAAGGCGGGCGTACCGCACTGGCACCCGCATCAACTGCGGCACTCGTGCGCGACCCGTGTCCGGAAGGAATTCGGCCTCGATGCGGCCCAGGTCGTGCTCGGGCACAAGTCGGCGACCGTCACGGAGGTCTATGCCGAGCTCGATCGTGCCAAGGCCGTCAGCGTCATGGCGCTGATCGGCTGA